A genomic region of Capnocytophaga canimorsus contains the following coding sequences:
- the udk gene encoding uridine kinase, with protein MLTIGIAGGTGCGKTTVVNQIISELPEGEVTVISQDSYYKDMSHLPYSERVKVNFDHPNSIDFELMKFHLSELKKGNSIEQPVYSFVEHNRTPQTVLTSPTKVIIVEGILIFSHPDIRDLFDIKIFVHADSDERLIRRIRRDTAERGRDVSEVLNRYQTTLKPMHQQFIEPAKEFADIIIPNNKRNSVAIDIVKTIIHNRINTSKQG; from the coding sequence ATGCTTACCATTGGAATTGCAGGAGGAACGGGGTGTGGTAAAACTACAGTTGTAAATCAGATAATTAGTGAGCTTCCAGAAGGGGAGGTTACTGTTATTTCACAGGATTCGTATTATAAGGATATGTCACATTTGCCTTATTCGGAGCGAGTGAAAGTTAATTTTGATCATCCTAATTCTATTGATTTTGAGTTGATGAAATTTCATCTTTCTGAATTGAAAAAAGGCAATTCTATAGAGCAACCTGTTTATTCGTTTGTAGAACATAATCGTACTCCACAAACGGTGTTGACCAGCCCTACCAAGGTAATTATTGTAGAAGGGATTTTGATATTTTCGCATCCTGATATTCGGGATCTGTTTGATATTAAGATTTTTGTACACGCCGATTCGGACGAACGACTCATTCGTCGTATCCGAAGAGATACCGCCGAACGCGGGCGAGATGTATCGGAGGTGTTAAATCGTTATCAAACGACATTAAAACCAATGCATCAGCAATTTATAGAACCTGCTAAAGAATTTGCCGATATTATTATTCCTAATAATAAAAGAAATTCAGTGGCGATTGACATTGTTAAAACAATCATTCACAATCGCATAAACACTTCAAAACAAGGATAA
- the azu gene encoding azurin: protein MIKKVMLVALLGVFVASCGGDNKKKKASEATVVQTEQKQEEKQVSSNPNEAVVVLESNDAMKYNLKEIRVKKGQKVILTLKHVGKMSKEMMGHNFVLLTSGADVAKIAQEAANAKSTDYIPVNSKEIIAYTKMIGGGESTTVVFDAPQKGVYPFFCSFPGHYSMMKGEFIVE from the coding sequence ATGATAAAAAAAGTGATGTTGGTTGCCCTGTTAGGGGTTTTTGTAGCTTCTTGTGGCGGAGACAATAAAAAGAAAAAAGCTTCTGAGGCTACTGTGGTTCAAACTGAGCAAAAACAGGAAGAAAAGCAAGTTTCAAGTAATCCGAATGAAGCGGTTGTCGTTTTGGAGAGCAATGATGCGATGAAATATAACTTGAAGGAAATTCGGGTAAAAAAAGGGCAAAAGGTAATTTTGACCTTAAAACACGTGGGTAAAATGTCCAAGGAAATGATGGGGCATAACTTTGTGTTGCTCACTTCAGGAGCTGATGTAGCAAAGATAGCTCAAGAAGCCGCCAATGCTAAAAGTACTGATTATATTCCTGTTAATTCTAAAGAGATTATAGCTTACACTAAAATGATAGGTGGTGGTGAGTCTACTACGGTAGTTTTTGATGCGCCGCAGAAAGGGGTTTATCCTTTCTTTTGTTCATTCCCAGGACATTATAGTATGATGAAAGGGGAGTTTATCGTAGAATAA
- a CDS encoding thiol-disulfide oxidoreductase DCC family protein — protein sequence MSNLLIFDGDCLFCNRIALFLAKSDKQNRFKFTPHTSSISQKILKENHLEEVIAQTVVVKIDRQFYFKSEAVYHFLKTAQLFPWLRFLIYLTPRVIANVIYDFIARRRKKIVKSCPTPDAYIRKKFV from the coding sequence ATGAGTAATTTACTAATTTTTGACGGAGATTGTTTATTTTGTAATCGGATAGCGCTATTCTTAGCAAAATCTGATAAGCAAAATCGTTTTAAATTTACACCTCATACTTCCAGTATCAGCCAAAAAATCCTTAAAGAGAATCATTTAGAGGAAGTGATAGCACAAACGGTAGTGGTTAAAATTGACCGCCAGTTTTATTTCAAATCTGAAGCTGTATATCATTTTTTAAAAACGGCTCAATTGTTTCCGTGGCTTCGTTTTTTGATTTACTTGACACCCCGTGTTATAGCTAATGTAATTTATGATTTTATTGCTCGTAGGCGAAAGAAAATCGTTAAGTCGTGTCCCACTCCTGATGCTTATATTCGAAAAAAATTCGTTTAA
- a CDS encoding class I SAM-dependent methyltransferase: MLNHNLLEEEVQHFIATYPHTDFTQLLFQQNVFEKIDNKELVQQLKGRSIAQKKFPFLLKERILFPPHLNLEQASSQVTAIFKSKDLKGDSFLDLTCGLGIDAFFLSQNFQEVFLVEQNESLLALVAHNWQVLGRKANFYNEQLSVFLARNRQKYSLIYIDPARRDTNNRKQFLLEVLSPNILQIQEDLLAISDKVMIKLSPLIDLKYLLSVLKLVQRVDILSVKNEVKEIVVVQNRDLPENEYDVFCRCFNLETTQPSFEFYFSELLVENVSYAEPKTYLYLPNNAVLKSGAFNLIAHKFGLEKLHPNTHLYTSEQHREDFPGRVLKINVINPKTIKKGESYNIISKNYPLSTEAIKKKYKIKEGGDKYLIFTQTIGGKVILQSE; the protein is encoded by the coding sequence ATGCTTAATCATAATCTTTTAGAGGAGGAAGTGCAACATTTCATAGCGACCTATCCGCATACTGATTTTACTCAATTATTGTTCCAACAAAATGTTTTTGAGAAGATAGATAATAAAGAATTGGTTCAGCAGCTAAAAGGGAGAAGCATTGCTCAAAAGAAATTTCCTTTTTTGCTTAAGGAGCGTATTTTATTTCCGCCACATTTGAATTTGGAACAAGCCTCTTCGCAAGTTACGGCTATTTTTAAATCGAAGGACTTGAAAGGTGATTCCTTTTTGGATTTGACTTGCGGATTAGGAATTGATGCTTTTTTTCTCTCTCAAAACTTTCAAGAAGTGTTTTTAGTGGAACAAAACGAGTCTTTATTGGCTTTGGTAGCACATAATTGGCAGGTTTTGGGTAGAAAAGCCAATTTTTATAATGAACAATTATCTGTATTTTTAGCAAGAAACCGGCAGAAATACAGCCTAATTTATATAGACCCAGCACGACGCGATACCAATAATCGAAAACAATTTTTGCTTGAAGTCTTGTCGCCTAATATATTACAAATACAAGAAGATTTATTGGCTATTTCGGATAAGGTTATGATAAAACTATCTCCGTTAATTGATTTAAAATACTTACTTTCAGTACTTAAATTGGTACAACGTGTTGATATTTTGTCGGTTAAAAATGAAGTAAAAGAGATAGTGGTGGTGCAAAATCGTGATTTGCCTGAAAATGAATATGATGTGTTTTGCCGATGTTTTAATTTGGAAACCACTCAGCCCTCTTTTGAGTTTTATTTTTCGGAGTTATTGGTTGAAAATGTGAGTTATGCTGAGCCTAAAACATATCTTTATCTGCCTAATAACGCCGTATTGAAATCAGGAGCTTTTAATTTGATAGCTCACAAATTTGGATTGGAAAAGTTGCATCCTAATACGCATTTGTACACTTCAGAGCAACATCGAGAGGATTTTCCTGGTCGAGTGTTGAAAATCAATGTAATCAATCCGAAAACGATTAAAAAAGGAGAATCGTATAACATCATCAGTAAAAATTATCCGCTTTCTACCGAAGCCATCAAAAAGAAATACAAAATTAAAGAAGGAGGGGATAAGTACCTTATTTTTACCCAAACCATAGGCGGAAAAGTTATTTTACAATCAGAATGA
- the lpxB gene encoding lipid-A-disaccharide synthase, translating to MKYYIIAGEASGDLHAANLMKAILEEDPQAEFRSWGGDRMAQVGGVLVKHYRDLAFMGFAEVLMNLPTILKNLDFCKKDITHFQPDAIVFVDYPGFNLRIAAWAKKQGFATHYYISPQIWAWKESRIKQIRRDIDQMYVILPFEKDFYEQKHHFPVHFVGHPLLDAISQRIPIDADTFKKENGLDARPIIALLPGSRKQEIAKMLQVMLSVVDYYLDYQFVIAGAPSQEYDFYKSFINRNVHFLSGKTYDLLSVAQAALVTSGTATLETALLKVPQVVCYKGNWLSYQIAKRIINLKYISLVNLIMDAPVVKELIQNELNTSNLKTELSKLLSGATRMQILSDYEALEKKLGGVGASKHTAEKIVKTLK from the coding sequence ATGAAGTATTACATTATAGCAGGGGAGGCTTCAGGAGATTTACACGCCGCTAATTTGATGAAAGCCATTTTAGAGGAAGACCCACAAGCAGAGTTTCGTTCCTGGGGAGGCGATCGTATGGCGCAAGTGGGAGGGGTGTTAGTTAAGCATTATCGTGACCTTGCCTTTATGGGATTTGCCGAAGTACTGATGAATTTGCCTACCATTTTAAAAAATTTGGATTTTTGTAAAAAGGATATTACTCATTTTCAGCCTGATGCTATTGTGTTTGTTGATTATCCAGGTTTTAATTTGCGTATTGCTGCTTGGGCAAAAAAACAAGGTTTCGCCACACATTATTACATTTCACCACAGATATGGGCTTGGAAAGAAAGCCGAATTAAGCAAATTCGCAGGGATATTGACCAAATGTATGTCATTTTGCCCTTCGAAAAGGATTTTTATGAGCAAAAGCATCATTTTCCGGTGCATTTTGTTGGGCATCCGCTGCTTGATGCCATTTCGCAACGTATTCCAATTGATGCTGATACTTTTAAGAAAGAAAACGGTTTAGATGCTCGTCCTATTATCGCATTGCTTCCGGGGAGTCGTAAACAAGAGATTGCTAAGATGTTACAAGTGATGCTTTCGGTGGTGGATTATTATCTTGATTATCAATTTGTCATTGCTGGAGCGCCTTCGCAGGAATACGATTTTTATAAGTCTTTTATAAATAGGAATGTGCATTTTTTGAGTGGAAAAACTTACGATTTACTTTCCGTTGCCCAAGCCGCCTTAGTCACAAGCGGAACAGCAACCCTCGAAACGGCTTTGCTCAAAGTCCCACAAGTGGTTTGTTATAAAGGCAATTGGCTATCGTATCAAATAGCTAAGCGGATCATAAATCTGAAATACATTTCATTAGTTAACCTGATTATGGATGCACCTGTGGTTAAAGAACTTATTCAAAATGAATTGAATACTTCTAATTTAAAAACTGAATTGAGTAAACTATTAAGTGGAGCTACTCGTATGCAAATATTGTCGGATTATGAAGCGTTGGAGAAAAAATTAGGAGGAGTGGGAGCGAGTAAGCATACAGCTGAAAAAATCGTTAAAACTCTTAAATAA
- a CDS encoding S9 family peptidase: protein MPKKITLKRFTIAAVSVIFATSCKNNTETMKKTEYPDIQPPVAKKVPHKLEKFGDIRTDDYFWLNQRENQEVIDYLNAENEYYQKMTAHTKDFQNSLFEEMKSRIKEDDSSVPYFRNGYWYITRYETGKDYPIYARKKGTLDASEEIMFDCNEMAKGHAYFQLAGISVSDDNKWAAFGVDTVSRRQYVLQIKNLETGEILSEKIENTTGSAAWASDNKTLFYTQKDPQTLRSDKIYRHELGTDTKKDVLVFHEKDDTFYTYVYREKSRKYIVIGSGSTLTSEYQILKADNPTGDFKVFQKRTRGLEYDISHYGDAFYIVTNKDNATNFKLMKTAENATSAENWKELIPHREDVFLEGIEIFKNFLVVEETFNGLNRIEIRPWSGGQSYYLPFESETYTAYTTQNVDFDTDVLRYGYQSMATPASVIDFNMVTKAKTVLKEQQVLGGNFDKNNYVEERIWATAQDGTKIPMSMVYRKGMKKDGKNPLLLYAYGSYGHTVSPYFSSSRLSLLDRGFIYVIAHIRGGQYLGRKWYENGKMLHKKNTFTDFVDCSKHLIAEKYTSNEHLYAEGGSAGGLLMGAVVNMAPELYNGVIAAVPFVDVITTMLDDTIPLTTGEYDEWGNPNEKEYYDYMLSYSPYDQVKAQNYPNMYVSTGLHDSQVQYWEPAKWVAKLRQMKTNNNLLFLDTNMDAGHGGASGRFEALKETAKEYAFMLDLEGITK from the coding sequence ATGCCTAAAAAAATAACATTAAAAAGGTTTACTATTGCTGCCGTTTCTGTTATTTTTGCAACTTCTTGTAAAAATAATACCGAAACGATGAAAAAGACAGAATATCCAGATATTCAGCCACCTGTGGCGAAGAAAGTTCCTCACAAATTGGAAAAATTTGGTGATATACGTACCGATGATTATTTTTGGTTGAATCAACGTGAAAACCAAGAAGTTATCGACTATCTGAATGCCGAAAATGAGTATTACCAAAAAATGACGGCTCACACTAAAGATTTTCAAAACTCGCTTTTCGAGGAAATGAAATCCCGAATTAAAGAAGATGATTCGTCTGTGCCATATTTCCGCAACGGATATTGGTACATTACCCGTTACGAAACAGGAAAAGATTATCCGATTTATGCACGTAAAAAAGGAACTTTGGATGCTTCCGAAGAAATTATGTTCGATTGTAACGAAATGGCAAAAGGACACGCTTATTTCCAACTTGCGGGAATTTCTGTAAGTGATGATAATAAATGGGCTGCTTTTGGTGTGGATACCGTTTCTCGTCGCCAATACGTGTTGCAAATCAAGAACTTAGAAACGGGTGAGATTCTTTCTGAAAAAATTGAAAACACCACAGGTTCAGCAGCTTGGGCAAGTGATAACAAAACGCTATTTTATACCCAAAAAGATCCACAAACGCTTCGTTCCGATAAAATTTATCGTCACGAATTGGGTACGGATACCAAAAAAGACGTGCTTGTTTTCCACGAAAAAGACGATACTTTCTATACCTATGTATATCGTGAAAAATCGAGAAAATACATTGTTATTGGTTCAGGAAGTACACTTACGTCGGAATATCAAATCTTAAAAGCGGACAATCCAACGGGTGATTTTAAAGTATTTCAGAAACGTACACGTGGTTTGGAGTACGATATTTCGCATTATGGCGATGCTTTTTACATCGTTACCAATAAAGACAATGCAACGAACTTCAAGTTGATGAAAACCGCTGAAAATGCGACTTCTGCCGAGAATTGGAAAGAACTTATTCCGCATCGTGAGGACGTGTTTTTGGAAGGAATCGAAATTTTCAAGAATTTCTTAGTGGTGGAAGAAACGTTCAATGGTTTAAATAGAATTGAAATTCGTCCTTGGAGTGGTGGGCAGTCGTATTATTTGCCTTTCGAAAGTGAAACTTATACGGCATATACTACACAAAATGTTGATTTTGATACAGATGTATTGCGTTACGGATATCAGTCGATGGCAACACCTGCTTCGGTGATTGACTTTAATATGGTTACCAAAGCAAAAACGGTGCTAAAAGAGCAACAAGTTTTGGGTGGAAATTTCGATAAAAATAACTACGTAGAAGAACGAATTTGGGCAACGGCACAAGATGGAACAAAAATTCCGATGTCGATGGTTTATCGTAAGGGAATGAAAAAGGACGGCAAAAATCCGTTGTTGTTGTACGCTTATGGTTCGTATGGACATACAGTAAGTCCGTATTTTTCCTCTTCTCGATTGAGTTTGCTTGATAGAGGTTTCATTTATGTGATTGCTCACATTCGTGGAGGGCAATATTTGGGCAGAAAATGGTACGAAAACGGTAAAATGTTACACAAAAAGAATACATTTACCGATTTTGTTGATTGTTCTAAACACTTGATAGCTGAAAAATACACTTCAAACGAGCATTTGTATGCCGAAGGAGGTTCTGCAGGAGGTTTATTGATGGGAGCTGTGGTAAATATGGCTCCAGAGCTTTACAACGGTGTGATTGCTGCGGTTCCGTTTGTTGATGTAATAACTACAATGCTTGATGATACCATTCCTTTAACGACAGGAGAGTATGACGAGTGGGGAAATCCGAATGAAAAAGAGTATTATGATTATATGCTTTCTTATTCGCCTTATGACCAAGTAAAAGCACAAAATTACCCTAATATGTATGTTTCTACGGGATTGCACGACTCGCAAGTACAGTACTGGGAACCAGCTAAATGGGTAGCTAAATTGCGTCAGATGAAAACCAATAATAATTTGCTGTTCCTCGACACGAATATGGATGCAGGACACGGCGGAGCCTCTGGTCGTTTTGAAGCTCTGAAAGAAACTGCCAAAGAATATGCGTTTATGCTGGATTTGGAAGGAATAACCAAGTAA
- a CDS encoding ABC transporter permease, which produces MSVFRLTILRENVKIAFGSIKSQWLRTILTVLIIAIGITALVSILSVISALSNTLESDFSAMGANTFSVNRYGTTTRAEGSGKKQKINPLITYHEALNFKEGMRQNPFASTSISFFAASGVEAKYENQKTDPEVRVFGVDENYIFNSGLEIEKGRNFTDLDIINNANVCVIGADFTKKLLRDINPIGKVISLRGRKFTIIGLLKSQGSTFGNAQDYQVLIPLNTARAVFTEANPNFNIKVKVDDKQKMEGVIDDAQLLMRNIRRLPPSQENNFAIGRNDDLLGRIASITGGITIAGFIIGLITIFGSSIALLNIMLVSVTERTKEIGIRKALGAHRKAIILQFFTETMIIAQLGGFTGILIGTGLGFLISQLADFKFIIPWSAIFIAVIIAVLVALISGLYPAIKASKLDPVEALRYE; this is translated from the coding sequence ATGTCAGTTTTTCGGTTAACTATTCTTCGGGAAAATGTAAAAATAGCTTTTGGTTCAATAAAAAGTCAATGGTTACGAACTATACTAACGGTGCTTATTATAGCCATTGGTATCACCGCTTTGGTAAGTATTTTGAGTGTAATTTCGGCACTTAGCAATACGCTCGAAAGCGATTTTTCGGCTATGGGTGCCAATACGTTTTCAGTGAATCGTTATGGAACAACAACTCGGGCAGAAGGTAGTGGTAAAAAACAAAAAATCAATCCTTTAATAACGTATCACGAGGCTTTAAACTTTAAGGAAGGAATGCGACAAAATCCGTTTGCTTCTACCAGTATTTCTTTTTTTGCAGCTTCGGGAGTAGAGGCAAAGTACGAAAATCAAAAAACCGATCCCGAAGTACGTGTTTTTGGAGTAGATGAAAATTACATATTTAACTCAGGCTTAGAAATTGAGAAAGGTAGGAATTTTACCGATTTGGATATTATTAACAATGCCAATGTATGTGTGATAGGAGCCGATTTTACTAAAAAATTATTGCGGGATATAAATCCGATAGGTAAGGTTATCAGCCTTAGAGGAAGAAAATTTACAATTATCGGTTTGCTCAAATCACAGGGTTCTACCTTTGGAAATGCTCAAGATTATCAAGTATTGATACCGCTAAATACGGCTCGGGCTGTGTTTACAGAGGCAAATCCTAATTTTAATATTAAAGTAAAGGTAGATGACAAACAAAAAATGGAAGGGGTAATTGATGACGCTCAACTGCTGATGCGTAACATACGCAGGCTACCCCCTTCACAAGAAAATAATTTTGCTATTGGGCGCAATGACGATTTGTTGGGGCGTATAGCCTCCATTACTGGAGGTATTACCATTGCTGGATTTATCATCGGTTTGATTACTATTTTTGGTTCTTCCATCGCATTGCTCAACATTATGTTGGTGTCGGTTACTGAAAGAACTAAAGAAATAGGCATTCGTAAGGCTCTTGGAGCACATAGAAAAGCAATTATCCTACAGTTTTTTACCGAAACAATGATTATAGCTCAATTAGGCGGATTTACAGGGATTTTAATCGGAACTGGATTAGGTTTTTTGATTTCTCAATTAGCTGATTTTAAGTTTATAATACCTTGGAGTGCTATATTTATTGCGGTTATAATTGCTGTTTTGGTAGCTCTTATTTCTGGGCTTTATCCTGCTATAAAGGCTTCAAAGTTAGACCCCGTAGAAGCATTGCGTTATGAGTAA
- a CDS encoding septum formation initiator family protein has translation MKFKFPYFKKLGFSSLYTIIILFFLVWMLFFDTNSYLTHRELNKEIYKLNKQKQFLEKEIEKDKKNLQILNTTEGKEKLGRELYYLKREHEEIFIIEYDTIN, from the coding sequence ATGAAATTCAAATTTCCATACTTTAAAAAATTGGGGTTTTCCAGCCTTTATACCATTATAATCCTATTTTTTTTGGTATGGATGCTTTTTTTTGATACCAATTCGTATCTAACTCATCGTGAGCTTAATAAGGAAATTTATAAGCTAAACAAACAAAAACAGTTTTTAGAAAAAGAGATTGAAAAGGATAAAAAAAATCTGCAAATTTTAAATACAACGGAAGGTAAAGAAAAGTTAGGCAGAGAATTGTACTATCTTAAACGCGAACACGAAGAAATTTTTATTATTGAATATGATACTATCAATTAG